The sequence TCAGTGTAATCAGTGTCATCCATTTAATCCGCGTTCTTCTTTCTTAATATTCCGATATATCAAATTCTGAGTAGCATCTAATCCTACGCCGGTAATTCCATTTTGAGCAAATACGTAATCCTTACTTTGCCACAAAGGAACGTAAGGTACTTCCGAAGCTAATATTTCTTGGATTTGTGCAAATATTTGTTCGCGTTTTTCGGGGTTTTGTTCTTCGCGCTGTTTTCCAATTAGCTCGTTCATACGTTCGCTATAGAAAAATGAGCCTTGACTTTGGCTTCCTCCTTTTTCACATCCTTTCTCTGACGAACCTGTTTCACAAGATAAAAATGGTTGAATGTAATTGTCTGCATCTAAAAAGTCGGGATACCAATCAAGTAAAAATGATGGATATAAACCTTCGCCAATGTTTTTGAAAGCGGATGTAGATTCAACAGTATTCACATCAAATACCAACATTCCATCCATTGTTTTCTTTGCAAGTGCTTTCAAAACCAAAGCTGTTAAACTGCGAGGTGCTGAACTTGAAGGATACCAAACTTCTACTACAGCGGGATTATCTTCAGAAAAACCTGCTTTTTTCAACAACTCTTTTGCCTTTTCGACATTACCTTCACCGTATTTTTGTTTAAATACTGGTTTATAAACATCAAAGGTTGTCGGAATCATACTATAAACTTCTTCTGCTTGACCGTATAATACTCTGTCATATATCAATTTACGGTCAATCATCGCGGCGATCGCCTGTCTAACTTCTACTTTATCTAAAGGTTTCTGGTTACGATTTAGCGTTAAATAACTAACAACGCTACCTTCGTTGGGAATTGCCAACCATTTACCTTCTTTGGACATTTTCTCCAAACTGGTAATTTGATCTGGATCTAAACTCACATAAGCAATATCTACGCCTTTTTTACGGAAGCCGTTGTACAAATTCACTCCACTGCTAAGAATTTGCACGTTTACACCATTATTCGCAGGTTTTTCTCCCCAATATTTCTCAAATACGTCAAATGTTAGCGAATCTGTGCCAAATTTAGTTAATTTATAAGGTCCAGTTCCAATAAATTTATTTGGTTCAAACTTCCCCTCACCTATTTCATAAGCTTGAGGAGAAACAGCAGGAACTCCACTAAAAGCCAGCAATGAAGTAAAAGCCGCAAAAGGTTGTTTTAATTTAATTGTTAATTCATAATCACCCGTAGCTTTGACTGAGTCTACGCTATCGGAAAGTAAAAAAGATGGTTTACCTTTATTTTCAATAAACCGACGCAAACTAAACTCCATTGCTTTCGCATCAAATTTAGCATCATCATGGAACACCACACCTTTGCGAATGGGAATAGTATAAGTCAAACCATCATCGCTAATATTAGGTAACGCCGTAGCTAGTTCCGGCTTGAGTTCTGTACTTCCCGGCTCGTAAGTGTAAAGGCGATCGCTCATGTTGTAAACCAACGACAGCGAAGACAATTCGTAAGCATCAGCAGGATCGAGAGTACGCGGCTTAGCTGTAGTTCCGATAGTAATCCGACCATTTCCAGAAGCAGAAGCAGACGGATTTGAAACTTGACTGCTAGCACAACTAGAAACCAATAATACACACATACACAACAGGGAGAATACTAATCGAATTCGCCCCCACCGTCTTACAGATAAGGAAAACAGACTCATAGCATCATTAAGTTAGTAAACTTAGTAAGTAAAAATAAGCGGTGAGATATTTTACTATATGTTTAACAATATCTCTACGTTATTTAGATTAAAAACTAAAACAGCGAGGAATAACGAGTAATTATTCATTTATTTTTTCTCTTTGTTTACTTATCCCTTATTCTCCCTAATTAAATTTTTTCAATAAAAAATATTAAAAGCAAAGAAATTTATCTTAAACTACCAATTTAGTGACAAGAGGTTTGATAAGCTTTTCTCGGGTCTTAAGTTCCTATTAATGTTGAACGAGCAGCAGTTAATAGGTCGTTTCGTCAGCTAAATAGGTTTATAGGTGCTTTCTTAATACTAGGTTCTAAGAAACAAAGGTAGGGATTCTCTTTAACCTTTGAACTTTGACCTTTGACCTGTTATGAAACTCTTTATCAGGATATTAAACGTGAAATATTTTTTCTTGTCCGATGGTTGGAAAGTTGGAAGGGTATGGGCTTTTGATGGGCTTTGGCAAGTATCAGCATGGCGACGGCATCCAGAAATTGAACGATTAAATCTTTGTTTGGTGGAAGAGAACCAAGTGATGTGGCTTTATCAGGTAGAAGAAGCTATTGTCACTGTGGAAGTTCAACCAGCATTATCTGCTTCACGAGAAATGCCACCTCAAAACATAGGGCAAGTAGTTCTAAAGCGTTTGATTAGCGCCGAACAAGTAATCGAACGTTTGGGAAATGCTTCTGCTAAATGCCAACTGCAAGATATGCATTCAGTTGTAAAGTAACGTCGCTCTGTGCCCTAAATTTTTAATTTTAGTTGATACCCCATCAATATCTTCGTTGTTTGCTTTTTCGCATCTAACGAAGACCTATCAAACTAATTTTAGAAGCTGAATACCTTTTAGATACCAAGGATTGAAATTTTCCAATGCAAATTCTCTAACTATTGCATCCTGCACGTCAGGCTCACGCTTATCTAGTCCCAACTACTTTGTGGAGGGTTGCAAACTGAATCCGTAACTCTTCAAAGTTTGATTGCTCTGCTTGATTCTAATTTACAGAAACAATCGCTTCGATCTGTAAGTTAGCTGAAAAAATTTGAACTCGAACAGAAGATTTTGCGATCGCTAGTTATTGCTGTCTTAAGATACAACTAGCCTAAGTAATAATACTTAGCAACATAGCAGTTAAGAAAAATTGCTTTTTTGCGAGATATGTAACGGAAATTAGCACTTCTACAGGCTGTATCAACTCATATTAAGAATTATTTTTAAGTACTATCTTCTAAGCTGGTGTTACCACATATCCTTGTCAAGGCTGCTGTTAACACTCTTGCAAACAGTTCCATCAATAGTTACACTTTTTAAAACATTCTCATTTTTACATGGCAATTTTGACCTTGGTGAAAGTTATTCGCTCACAGGTTGTGCCATGTTCAAAGACTGCGTTTCTTTTTTCTTAAGATACGCTTAATGCAAAAATCAAAATTTGCTAATAACAAAAACTCATTCCGAAATTGTTTGTAAACATAATTCATCGAGGAGGAGCGTAGTCGATGGGACTACCTTGGTACCGAGTACATACAGTCGTTCTGAACGATCCAGGACGACTTATTTCTGTACATTTAATGCACACAGCCTTAGTCGCAGGCTGGGCTGGTTCGATGGCTTTATACGAACTAGCTATTTTTGATCCTTCAGACCCCGTACTAAACCCAATGTGGCGGCAGGGAATGTTTGTACTTCCCTTTATGGCACGTTTAGGTGTTGTCGAATCTTGGGGTGGTTGGAGTGTTACTGGCAATCCTACTGGCGATCCTGGTTTTTGGTCATTTGAAGGTGTAGCAGCAGCTCACATCGTTCTTTCTGGTTTATTATTCTTAGCTGCCGTATGGCACTGGGTTTATTGGGATTTGGAATTGTTCCAAGATCCTCGCACCGGCGAACCTGCATTGGATTTACCAAAAATGTTTGGTATCCACCTTTTCTTATCTGGTCTTCTTTGCTTTGGTTTTGGTGCTTTCCACTTAACCGGCTTATTTGGCCCAGGAATGTGGATTTCTGACCCCTATGGATTAACGGGTCATATAGAAGCAGTAGCACCGGAATGGGGACCGGCAGGTTTTAACCCATTCAATCCTGGTGGAGTAGTAGCTCACCACATCGCTGCTGGTATTGTCGGAATTATTGCTGGTTTGTTCCACTTGACTGTACGACCTCCCGAAAGGCTTTATAAAGCCCTACGGATGGGTAACATCGAAACCGTACTATCGAGTTCTATTGCAGCAGTGTTTTTTGCAGCGTTCGTAGTTGCCGGTACCATGTGGTACGGTAGCGCAACCACTCCTGTAGAATTGTTCGGTCCTACTCGTTATCAATGGGATCAAAATTACTACCACCAGGAAATTGACCGTCGCGTCCAAGCTAGTCTTGCTTCCGGTGAAACTGTAGAACAAGCTTGGTCGGAAATACCTGAAAAACTGGCTTTCTATGACTACGTAGGTAATAGCCCCGCTAAAGGTGGTTTATTCCGTACAGGTCAGATGAATAAGGGTTCGGGTATTGCGGTTTCTTGGTTGGGACACCCAGTATTCAAAGATGGTGAAGGTCGCGTTCTTGACGTGCGTCGTCTTCCTAACTTCTTTGAAACATTCCCCGTAATTCTCACCGATGCTGATGGTGTTGTCCGTGCTGACATCCCGTTCCGTCGTGCAGAATCTAAATACAGTTTCGAGCAAACTGGTGTAACAGCTACCGTTTACGGTGGAGACTTAAACGGTCAAACCTTTACCGATCCTGTAAAAGTTAAGGAATTAGCTCGTAAAGCTCAATTGGGCGAACCTTTTGACTTTGATACTGAAACCTTAAATTCTGACGGTGTATTCCGTACCAGTCCTAGAGGTTGGTTTACATACGGACATGCCGTATTCGCTTTATTGTTCTTCTTCGGTCATATCTGGCACGGTTCTCGGACAATTTACCGAGATGTATTTGCTGGTGTTGATGCTGACTTGGAAGAGCAAGTGGAATGGGGTAGATTCGCCAAAGTGGGCGACAAATCTACTCGTACTACAAGAGAAACCGCTTAATTGCATTTTAAGTACTTCTAAGTAAAGAAGTGTTAAGAATGGTCGCGAAATAAAACTAAAACTCATAATTAGCTTATTTGCGCGACCATTATCTCCTGTAGCTTGGTAAACTGATATTGCAGGCTAGTAGTCAGCAGGAATTAAGGATATGGAAGCAGTTGCATACATTTTAGTTTTAACGTTAGCGATTGGCACTATCTTTTTCGCGATCGCTTTCCGCGAACCTCCTCGGATTGAAAACAAAGAGGAAAAGTAGAATAAAATGAAGGTTAATGCCAGAGCTTTTGGCAAAATATAGATTTTGATTAACCGTTGCTACCGATATTAAAAAGATAGCAGCGGTTATTTCTGTATTACTTTGATTACCGCGATAGCGATGAGGAGATAATTACAAGCCGATAACTCCTAACTCTCTACCTACTTGAAAATTATTTTTCTCCCCACTCTCCCCCCTCTCCTTCCTGTGATTTAATAGGTAATCTTCTAATGGGAGCGCAGTAACTCCAAAATTGAGTTTACTGTTGAGATTACACAAAGTATTAAAACTTTGATATAATCTATAATCTGAAAGTTGATGTGTGTTTAATCGGCTTTTCTGCGCTAGGATAATATTGCATACAAGTGTGGACTGCCAAAACGAGGCGATTGGATATACATCGCTAGGAGGCAAAAATTTTACGGAGAATAAAACCAGGAAACATAAAGCATGGTAAATGTCAATCAGAAACCAACCAATGATATTGGGTTTACACACGACGATTTCGCGGCTTTACTTGATAAGTACGATTATCACTTCAGCCCAGGGGATATAGTACCAGGAACAGTTTTTAGTTTAGAACCGCGCGGCGCTCTGATTGACATTGGTGCTAAAACGGCGGCATATATACCTATACAAGAAATGTCAATTAACCGGGTGGATAACCCGGAAGAAGTATTACAATCTAACGAAACGCGGGAATTTTACATTCTTAGTGATGAGAATGAAGAAGGACAGCTAACTCTTTCTATTCGCCGTATTGAGTATATGCGGGCTTGGGAAAGGGTACGCCAATTACAAACAGAGGATGCCACCGTGCGTTCGGGCGTATTCGCAACCAACCGTGGTGGTGCACTAGTGCGAATTGAAGGATTGCGTGGCTTTATTCCCGGTTCTCATATAAGTACTCGTAAGCCAAAAGAAGACTTGGTAGGTGAAGAGCTACCATTAAAATTCTTAGAAGTAGACGAAGAACGCAACCGGCTTGTATTGTCTCATCGACGGGCACTAGTTGAACGTAAGATGAACCGTTTGGAAGTAGGCGAAGTTGTAATTGGTACAGTTCGCGGTATCAAGCCTTACGGTGCCTTCATCGATATTGGTGGTGTCAGCGGTTTGCTACACATTTCCGAAATTTCTCACGAACATATTGATACACCCCACAGCGTGTTCAATGTCAATGATGAATTGAAGGTAATGATTATTGACTTGGATGCAGAAAGAGGTAGAATTTCACTTTCTACCAAGCAGCTTGAACCAGAACCTGGTGACATGATCAAGAACCGTGATGCGGTATTTGATAAAGCAGAAGAAATGGCTGCTAAATTCCGCGAGCAGTTATTAGCCAAGGAACAGGGTATTACTCCTGAAGCTGCACCTGCTGAGGAAGTTCCAGCAGCAACTGAAGAAGCAACCGCAGAAGAAGCATCTTCTCCAGTAGTTGAAGAAGCAGCACCTGCAGAAACTGAAGCTCAAGTACAGGAAGCACCTGCAGAAGCAGAAGTTCAAGCAGAGGAAGCGCCAGTGGAAGCTGAAGCTCAAGCGGAGGAAGCGCCAGTGGAAGCTGAAGCTCAAGCGGAGGAAGCGCCAGTGGAAGCTGAAGCTCAAGCGGAGGAAGCGCCAGTGGAAACTGAAGCTCAAGCAGAGGAAGCGCCAGCGGAAACTGAAGCTCAAGCAGAGGAAGCACCCGCAGAAACTGAAGTTCAATCAGAAGCACCCGCAGAAACTGAAGTTCAAAATGAAACTCAAGAGGAAGTTGCAGCGACTGTCGAAGAATAATGAATCTATCATTATAGACATTTATAACGCTTATAACAGTTTAGAGTTTTGCAAATATTTAAAGAGGGGAAACCCTCTTTTTTTATTGGGTTCGTAGTAGCGCTTTAGCGCATCCGCCTTCGGAATTTGGATGCGCTAAAGCGCTACTACAAACCCTCAAATATTAACGTAGTGGAAAATAGTCCGAAGAGAAATATTATTCACTTACTACTTACTAGTTTCTACTCCCTTAATTCAAATCAACCAACTGCGATTCAATATCAGAAGAATTTAAATCCTTGCCAATAAAAACCAAACGAGTTTGTCTCGTTTCTTCAGGTTTCCAAGCCCTATCGTAAAATTGTTCAAAGCGATTTCCTACACCTTGCATTACTAAGCGCATGGGTTTATCAGCTACAGAAACAAAACCTTTAACGCGAAAAATTTCTTGCTGCTGTACTAGATTTTGTAATTGCTGCTTCAGCTTCAAAGGCTCAAAAGTACGATCTAAAACTAGGTGATGAGAAGTTATTTCATCATCATGTTCGTGTTCCTCTTCAGTGTCGTGATGGGAAGGGCGTTTATCTAAATTGTCTTCTACGGCAGCTTGTAAACCTAATAGTACAGAAGAATCAACTTCACTTTGATGACTTTCAACAATTTTCACAACCCGAGGTAATTCTTCTTTGACTAAATTTTTGACTTCAGCCAAAGTTTCTTGATTCACCAAATCAGTTTTATTCAGTACTACCAAATCAGCACAAGCGAGTTGATCTTCAAATAATTCTTGTAATGGTGTTTCATGCTCTAAACTATCGTCTGCTTGGCGCTGTGATTCTATCGCTTCTAAGTCACTAGCAAAAGTACCGTTAGCAACCGCTTCGCTATCTACCACGGTAATTACAGAATCTACCGTAGCAGCATTGCGAATTTCTTGCCAGCGAAAAGCTTTTACTAAAGGTTTTGGTAAAGCTAAACCAGAAGTTTCAATCAAAATGCAGTCGATACTGTCTCGTCGTTTAATTAACTGCTGCATCGTCGGTAAAAACTCTTCTTGAACCGTACAGCAAAGACAACCGTTGGTTAATTCGTAGATATTATTATCATTATTATCGCCGCTTTCCTCTTCCGGGCAAATTTGACACGATTCTAATAATTCCCCATCAATACCAAGTTCGCCAAACTCGTTGACTATAACAGCGATGCGTCTTCCTTGATTATTTTGCAGTAAATTACGAATTAAAGTAGTTTTTCCACTACCTAAAAAACCAGTGATCACAGTAACGGGGATTTTTGCAGCCATGTGTATAAAAAGCTTTGTGTATCTATGTTTCGAGGGTTTGGGGTATTGAAGATCGATTTTGTTATTTTACGATGAAAGGGTATCTGAGATAGCAAAACGTTACAAAATGCCAAGACGAACGAATAATATGCCAAAACGCACTATCACCGAAATTTCTGAGGCACAAGAAGCGATGCTTCCTGAATATCGGCAAAAATGGCGCTCATTTGCAATATCAACCGAATCTATCGATGAGGAGAAAGTTAAATCGGTAATTAAAGCTGCTTATTTAGCAAGCGATTTTTCCGAACCCAAGATTTTGTTTTATGAAAGTCCTTTTGCTGCAATTCAAGAAATACTTGCTATTGATGATTTTAAAACTTATTTAGGAAAAGATATTAGTGGCAAATTTAGTAAAAGAGTTTCACATCATCTTTTACATGGGTTAAGACAGCAATTTGAAGAAGTAACTTATACAAAATTACAAAATAAAATTCATTATCCCGATTTTCCACATTATTGAACTGAGGATAATCAGATAATCTCATATTTTCCTCACGCATTTGAAATTTTAAAATGTATGGAAATTCAATTAGTTGATGATTTAGTTAATTCAGGATTAGATTTTGCGGATATTTTAGACTTTACAAACAATATGATAATAGCACCTAATTGGGCATTATTAGGTTGTATATTAGATTTTTGTATTTCAGTGCTTAATGTCGGACATGATAAGAAAAAATGGCAAGTGCTTCAAGATTTAATTCAACATTGCGGTTTTATATTTCAGTTTGAGAAAGTTTGTATTTGCTGCAATCGTCCTTGTCAATTATCTTTTGATAACAACAATTTGCTTCATGCTGAAGAGGAGCCTGCTATTCAATTCCGCGACGGCTTCAGTGTCTACGCTTGTCATGGAGAACAAATTTATCAGGAATGTTGATTTAAATAATGGTTATTTTTTGGTAAGTTGTTAAATATTGTTTTGATTCATTCCTTATTCACAAAATTCATTATTATCCCAGTTCCTTGGTGCGTGACGCTCAAAACAAATTAACTGTTTTCCATCAACATTTACGCAAGCGTCACACACCCTACAATTTAATCATTTCCCATGCCCGATGCCCCATGCCCTATTCCCCATTAATTATGATTGAAGCTGTAATTTTCGATATGGATGGTTTGTTGATTGATTCGGAACCATTATGGCAGCAGGCAGAAATTACTATATTTAAGCAAGTTGATATCATTCTTATTCCTTCTATGTGTATGCAAACTAAAGGATTGAGAATTGATGAAGTTGTAGACTATTGGTACAAAAAGTATCCTTGGGATAAGTTATCTAAATTGCAAGTTGAAGAAGCAATTGTTGATAAATTAATTGAGTTAATTCATACTGAAGGCAAAGCTCTGCCAGGAGTAAATGAAGCAATTGATTTTGTAAAAGCGAAGAATCTTAGAATTGCTTTGGCTTCTTCCTCATCATATAAAATTATCAATGCAGCGTTACAAAAACTAGATATAGCTGACGATTTTGAAATCATTTATTCTGCGGAATCCGAACCTTTAGGAAAACCTCATCCTGGCGTTTACCTTACCACTTCCCAAAAACTTGGCGTATCTCCTCAAAATTGCTTGGCTTTGGAAGATTCTCTTAACGGAGTATTAGCTGCTAAATCCGCTCAAATGAAATGTATCGCTATCCCAGAAACGTCAGAACTGCATAACCCAAAATTTGCGATCGCCGACATGGTATTGGAATCTTTAGAGCAGTTAGATGACAATATTTGGAATTTTATAAATTCATAATTTGGTAATTTATAAATATTGTAGGTTGGGTTAAAAGCGCACGAATCATATTGATGGCATACAGGGAATGACAATGCTTTTTTAACCCAACATTCCACCAGCAAATATGTACGAACATCTAGAACCTTTAAAAACAAAATTAATCGCTCTAAAAATCGAAAAAGCACCACCTCCGTGGCAGCTTAAAAGCGTTATTGCTGTTGGCGGATTGTGTTCTGTGGGTTTTGATAGAGATACAGATAATTTATTAATAGTATCCCATTCAGGTCGAGGTGTGGTTGATTGTTCGACTGGTGAAAAAACTACGAGAGATAGGGAATACTATTATGAAAATCAATATCTTGAAGCTGAAGGTATTGGTTGCTTAAGCGGCAAAATGATTAGTATGGCTGGTTTACTTGGTGGTGGTTTACCAGTATCTACTGATGACGATTGGAGTTTGGAGTCGGTGACAGTTAATTTTCCAGAAGAGATGATTTTGCTAGTTGAACCAGGTTCCGATTTGTATGGTATGACTTATAATCGACCGGATAATTTTACCAAGATTGAGCAACGAGAAACCATAAGAGCTTACGGTTTTTCCTATACCGGACAATCGTTTATTATTGCCACTAGCAGCGATGTAACTATCTATAATCGTTCCAATAAATTATTGTAGTGCGAGCATCTTGCTCCCTAGATAATTGAATATTGTATTATTTTGAATTATTTATTTAGCTTTCCAAATTATGTTGGGTTTCTCTTTGTTCAACCCAACCTACAAATTAAAAAAAATCAAATTAGGGGCAACATCTTTATAATTCCTAATACATATCATCAGCAATCACAAAGACATCACCCCTAAAAATTAATTATTCAAGATTACTTAATTACATTTAAACCTTAATCAGCAGGTGCTAATTCAGTTTCTGTACCGCCACGGTTGCGACGACGAGTCAGAGTATTGAATAACATCTGTCCAATCGCTTTGATTAAATTACCTTCTAACTCTTGGAACATTTTCATGTTCATACCAAAAGCTGCGTTAGCTTCATCAACTATTCTATCTGCTGTTGCTTCCTCGATGGGCATTTCATCTAAAGCTTGACGGTATTGTGCTTTAAACGCTTTTTCATCATCGATTTGATCGAATTCGTAAAAAGCTGTTCCTTCACCATCCGTCAGATTCATTGCTGTTTGAGCAATGTTTTTCAAAATTTGTCCACCCGATAAGTCGCCCAAGTAGCGAGTATAGGAATGCGCTACTAATAATTCAGGTTCATTCTGAGATACTTCACGAATGCGATTTACGTATGCTTCACCGGCTGGTGATAACTTTATTTGTTCTCTCCAGTTGGTACCGTAATAATAGCTAAGGTCTTGCTCTAAACTATGCTTTCTATAGAGTTCCTTAAAATCAATTTTAGATACAACTGGGTGGTTGCCGTGTTTTTCCAACTCCTCTTCCATCGCAGTATAAGCGAAGTAGAAGTTAGCAACTAACTTACGATAAGAATTTTTCTCAACGACTCCTTTTAAAAAGCACTTAACAAAACCAACATTTTCTGCCATTGTGTGGGCTTTTTTCGTGCCTACACGTAATTTGGTTGCTAAATTGCTACTCATGCTAAATTTCTCAACAATAAAAAGGTTAACTATTCATACCGTCATTTCAAAGTATGAAATTTTGCGTGTAAATGAAAGCTTGTAGAAGCTAGGAAGGCTGTTTCAAGTGAAATCGGACGGATATAATGTCCTTTATCCTAACTCACTTGTAACAATTTACAGTTTCTGCATCTATATCGACTTTCTTAAATCACGTTTGTTCATACTAAAAATAACTACTCAAAAGTAACATTAGAGCTAATTGATGATACTTTCTATTAAAATTTCTTAAGCAAATTGACTCAGTCCATTTTTACGCCGTAACAACCAGCTTATCGGCACTGTAAAGTAATATAAGTTGTGTAAACTTTTATCTCAAAATATTTATAAATATTACAAAGATAGATAATAGCCTATATTTTTCATCGCAGAAATTAGTCAATCCAAGGTATATTATGTAACACTATAGCAAGTATTAATTCTATGATAAAGAACACAAATGATTCATACATTCGCTTCACTTAAAACAAGCTTTTGAATATACTAAGAGTAAAACTTATAGCCGCTGTCTTAATAACTTAAAACTAGCCTTAAATTAACTTCAATAACTCTTTAAACAAGTTTGGAAAGCAATCAGCGATAATACTGACTTGATAAAATCTTCATTCTCGCTTGATATTATTCATAAGTATGTTTGCTCAAAAGTTGCCGAATTAGAATAAATTTATAGAAAGAAAAACAAAAGCGTAATATTAAACATTCCTGATGAAAACGTATTCAACGGGAATTGTTCTATCAAGTATAAAGTGTTATTCTCCTGTGTGAGTGTGTGGAGCGTTCAAAAGTTATGGTATCATTTATAACTGGTAATCGCAGTAATTTTCGTAGAGATTCTGCTTCAGAAGTAAACGGATGGAAAAATGCTTCTGCAAGTGGTTTCGGTCAAAATTCCCTGATACTGCCAAAATCTCCCCTATTTGGTACAGACGGTATTCGTGGAAAAGTAGGCGAATTATTGAGTGCGCCTTTAGCATTGCAAGTTGGTTTTTGGACGGGCATTGTATTGCGTAGTCGCGCCCAAAATATTGGTCCGGTGATTCTTGGGCAAGATTCTCGCAATTCGAGCGATATGCTGGCGATGGCTTTAAGTGCGGGATTGACAGCAGCAGGATTGCAGGTGTGGTACTTAGGTTTATGCCCTACTCCTTGCGTTGCTTATCTGAGCAGTATTACAGATGCTGTTGGTGGAGTAATGATTTCTGCAAGCCACAATCCACCAGAAGACAACGGAATTAAGATTTTTGGTGCTGATGGTATTAAGCTATCTAAAGCCTTGCAGCAAGAAATTGAAGCTGGATTGCGCGGGCAAGCATCACCTGCGGTGAGTGTAAGTAATTGCGGACGGCATTACTCTCGTCCGGAGTTGATATCAGAATATGCTCAGATATTGAAACAGCCGCTACATGGCAATGTAAATCTTCAAGGAATGAAGGTTGTTTTAGATTTGGCATGGGGAGCAGCTGTTGGTTTAGCTCCTTCTGTATTCGAGGAGTTAGGCGCAGAAGTTATTTGCTTGCACAATAGTGCAGATGGCGATCGCATCAATGTTGGTTGTGGTTCGACTCATTTAGGCATTCTGCAAGCGGCTGTGAAAGAAAACAACGCCGACTTAGGCTTTGC comes from Rivularia sp. PCC 7116 and encodes:
- a CDS encoding ABC transporter substrate-binding protein, yielding MSLFSLSVRRWGRIRLVFSLLCMCVLLVSSCASSQVSNPSASASGNGRITIGTTAKPRTLDPADAYELSSLSLVYNMSDRLYTYEPGSTELKPELATALPNISDDGLTYTIPIRKGVVFHDDAKFDAKAMEFSLRRFIENKGKPSFLLSDSVDSVKATGDYELTIKLKQPFAAFTSLLAFSGVPAVSPQAYEIGEGKFEPNKFIGTGPYKLTKFGTDSLTFDVFEKYWGEKPANNGVNVQILSSGVNLYNGFRKKGVDIAYVSLDPDQITSLEKMSKEGKWLAIPNEGSVVSYLTLNRNQKPLDKVEVRQAIAAMIDRKLIYDRVLYGQAEEVYSMIPTTFDVYKPVFKQKYGEGNVEKAKELLKKAGFSEDNPAVVEVWYPSSSAPRSLTALVLKALAKKTMDGMLVFDVNTVESTSAFKNIGEGLYPSFLLDWYPDFLDADNYIQPFLSCETGSSEKGCEKGGSQSQGSFFYSERMNELIGKQREEQNPEKREQIFAQIQEILASEVPYVPLWQSKDYVFAQNGITGVGLDATQNLIYRNIKKEERGLNG
- the psbB gene encoding photosystem II chlorophyll-binding protein CP47 — encoded protein: MGLPWYRVHTVVLNDPGRLISVHLMHTALVAGWAGSMALYELAIFDPSDPVLNPMWRQGMFVLPFMARLGVVESWGGWSVTGNPTGDPGFWSFEGVAAAHIVLSGLLFLAAVWHWVYWDLELFQDPRTGEPALDLPKMFGIHLFLSGLLCFGFGAFHLTGLFGPGMWISDPYGLTGHIEAVAPEWGPAGFNPFNPGGVVAHHIAAGIVGIIAGLFHLTVRPPERLYKALRMGNIETVLSSSIAAVFFAAFVVAGTMWYGSATTPVELFGPTRYQWDQNYYHQEIDRRVQASLASGETVEQAWSEIPEKLAFYDYVGNSPAKGGLFRTGQMNKGSGIAVSWLGHPVFKDGEGRVLDVRRLPNFFETFPVILTDADGVVRADIPFRRAESKYSFEQTGVTATVYGGDLNGQTFTDPVKVKELARKAQLGEPFDFDTETLNSDGVFRTSPRGWFTYGHAVFALLFFFGHIWHGSRTIYRDVFAGVDADLEEQVEWGRFAKVGDKSTRTTRETA
- a CDS encoding photosystem II reaction center protein T, with protein sequence MEAVAYILVLTLAIGTIFFAIAFREPPRIENKEEK
- the cobW gene encoding cobalamin biosynthesis protein CobW → MAAKIPVTVITGFLGSGKTTLIRNLLQNNQGRRIAVIVNEFGELGIDGELLESCQICPEEESGDNNDNNIYELTNGCLCCTVQEEFLPTMQQLIKRRDSIDCILIETSGLALPKPLVKAFRWQEIRNAATVDSVITVVDSEAVANGTFASDLEAIESQRQADDSLEHETPLQELFEDQLACADLVVLNKTDLVNQETLAEVKNLVKEELPRVVKIVESHQSEVDSSVLLGLQAAVEDNLDKRPSHHDTEEEHEHDDEITSHHLVLDRTFEPLKLKQQLQNLVQQQEIFRVKGFVSVADKPMRLVMQGVGNRFEQFYDRAWKPEETRQTRLVFIGKDLNSSDIESQLVDLN
- a CDS encoding DUF6745 domain-containing protein, whose product is MEIQLVDDLVNSGLDFADILDFTNNMIIAPNWALLGCILDFCISVLNVGHDKKKWQVLQDLIQHCGFIFQFEKVCICCNRPCQLSFDNNNLLHAEEEPAIQFRDGFSVYACHGEQIYQEC
- the hxpB gene encoding hexitol phosphatase HxpB, producing MPYSPLIMIEAVIFDMDGLLIDSEPLWQQAEITIFKQVDIILIPSMCMQTKGLRIDEVVDYWYKKYPWDKLSKLQVEEAIVDKLIELIHTEGKALPGVNEAIDFVKAKNLRIALASSSSYKIINAALQKLDIADDFEIIYSAESEPLGKPHPGVYLTTSQKLGVSPQNCLALEDSLNGVLAAKSAQMKCIAIPETSELHNPKFAIADMVLESLEQLDDNIWNFINS
- a CDS encoding heme oxygenase (biliverdin-producing) yields the protein MSSNLATKLRVGTKKAHTMAENVGFVKCFLKGVVEKNSYRKLVANFYFAYTAMEEELEKHGNHPVVSKIDFKELYRKHSLEQDLSYYYGTNWREQIKLSPAGEAYVNRIREVSQNEPELLVAHSYTRYLGDLSGGQILKNIAQTAMNLTDGEGTAFYEFDQIDDEKAFKAQYRQALDEMPIEEATADRIVDEANAAFGMNMKMFQELEGNLIKAIGQMLFNTLTRRRNRGGTETELAPAD
- the glmM gene encoding phosphoglucosamine mutase — translated: MVSFITGNRSNFRRDSASEVNGWKNASASGFGQNSLILPKSPLFGTDGIRGKVGELLSAPLALQVGFWTGIVLRSRAQNIGPVILGQDSRNSSDMLAMALSAGLTAAGLQVWYLGLCPTPCVAYLSSITDAVGGVMISASHNPPEDNGIKIFGADGIKLSKALQQEIEAGLRGQASPAVSVSNCGRHYSRPELISEYAQILKQPLHGNVNLQGMKVVLDLAWGAAVGLAPSVFEELGAEVICLHNSADGDRINVGCGSTHLGILQAAVKENNADLGFAFDGDADRVLAVDNTGREINGDYILYLWGNSLQQRQELPDNLIVSTVMANLGFERAWKQIGGQFTRTAVGDQHVQAEMLRSGGMLGGEQSGHILCRHYGITGDGLLTALHIAALVHQADVPLSEMVSQSFVTYPQLLQNVRVEDREKRVGWKECQPVQQAISHAQAAMGDSGRVLVRASGTEPLIRVMVEAESAELANHWTKELVNVVQQNLAA